One segment of Macrotis lagotis isolate mMagLag1 chromosome 1, bilby.v1.9.chrom.fasta, whole genome shotgun sequence DNA contains the following:
- the RSAD2 gene encoding S-adenosylmethionine-dependent nucleotide dehydratase RSAD2, with amino-acid sequence MWLLTLTGCVEKLLYVFSLQLTSLWKMLIHLYSSFGTLLWSAGGKRSNQLKEKRGGTRKETGEEDASLNPVSVNYHFTRQCNYKCGFCFHTAKTSFVLPLEEAKRGLLMLKEAGMEKINFSGGEPFLHDRGEFLGKLVKFCKKELNLPSVSIVSNGSLIREKWFKDYGEYLDILAISCDSFDEQINALIGRGQGKKNHVENLWKLRKWCADYRVAFKINSVINRFNMEEDMNYQIQSLNPVRWKVFQCLIIEGENAGEDALREAKRFVISDEDFEKFLDRHKSISCLVPESNKKMKDSYLILDEYMRFLDCTKGRKDPSKSILDVGVEEAIKFSGFDEKMFLKRGGKYVWSKADLKLDW; translated from the exons ATGTGGTTGCTCACACTAACAGGCTGTGTTGAGAAGCTACTTTATGTTTTTAGTCTCCAACTGACATCTCTGTGGAAGATGCTGATACATTTATACTCATCTTTTGGGACACTGCTCTGGTCTGCAGGTGGCAAGAGAAGCAACCAGCTCAAGGAGAAGAGAGGGGGAACAAGAAAAGAGACAGGAGAGGAAGATGCATCCCTTAACCCTGTCAGTGTCAATTATCATTTCACACGCCAATGCAACTACAAATGTGGATTCTGTTTCCACACTGCtaaaacatcatttgtacttCCCCTGGAAGAAGCCAAGAGAGGTCTCCTTATGCTTAAAGAAGCAG GTATGGAGAAGATCAATTTTTCGGGAGGAGAGCCATTTCTACATGATAGGGGGGAATTCCTTGGCAAGTTGGTGAAATTCTGTAAAAAAGAACTAAATCTCCCCAGTGTCAGCATTGTGAGTAATGGAAGCCTGATCAGAGAGAAATGGTTCAAGGACTATG GTGAATACCTAGATATTCTTGCTATTTCGTGTGATAGTTTCGATGAGCAAATCAACGCACTGATTGGTCGTGgacaaggaaaaaagaatcatgtggagaatctgtggaaactgaggaagtGGTGTGCAGATTATAGGGTTGCTTTCAAGATCAATTCTGTTATTAACAGATTTAATATGGAAGAAGACATGAATTATCAGATCCAATCCTTAAACCCTGTTCGCTGGAAA GTGTTTCAGTGTCTAATCATTGAGGGTGAGAATGCTGGGGAAGATGCCCTGAGAGAAGCAAAGAGATTTGTTATTAGTGACGAGGACTTTGAAAAATTCCTAGACCGTCATAAAAGCATATCCTGTTTGGTACCTGAATCTAACAAAAAG ATGAAAGATTCTTACCTTATTCTGGATGAATAT ATGCGCTTTCTGGATTGTACAAAAGGCAGAAAAGATCCCTCTAAATCAATTCTGGATGTGGGAGTAGAAGAAGCCATAAAATTCAGTGGTtttgatgaaaaaatgtttctaaaacGAGGAGGAAAATATGTATGGAGTAAAGCAGACCTGAAGCTGGACTGGTGA